AATCCAGACACAAGAAAGGTGAGGTTATGTAACTGGATTTTAAATGTGATGTTTACTTTCTCTGCTACATACTTAGCGAACAGCCTTTTCCCTTGTCTCTCTGAGGACAGCATGGACAAATGGTAATGGCTTTGCACAGGTTTTTTGGCAGCAGGTGGTGGTATATTGAACTCTGCTAAATTAAGAAACAAATCACCAAGCTGCCCGCCCCCGAATTACATGATAAAGATAGGAGCAACAGTTCATAACGCGGAATTTTTACCCACAAACAATAACGCTCAGAATTCGAGGCCTCCACTGCACGTAAACAAATGGTTCTTTTCAGCTTTGTTTCCCATCAGGAAGTCAGGGCTGCGGGGAAGATGTTCCCACGTTAAAAGAACAAATTGATTTTTGACGAAACGAAGTTACTTGTATCCTAGAGAAAAGGTGATGCCTTCCTGAAGACAGGATGAAGccaaaaagtatatataatacCTGAACAATGGCACTTCAAATAACTCCCATTAGAGATTGAAACATAGAGTCACAGATAGAGTGAAAGTGGAGAAATAGGAAAAGATATATATTACAaacactactttttaaaaagctgtgctAGCTATGTTAATTTCAGGCCAAGCAAATTTTAGAGTAATAAAAATTATCGGAAATAAAGAGGAacattaaacattaaataaaaataagtaggtTAATTCTCCAAGAAGACTAAAACTCTGCAAAGTGTAGGCGCCTCCACAAAATCCATGGAGAAAAGCACAGAGAACTGGGAGCAGAAATATTCAAGCCACTGTGGTAGCTGGCAATTCCCCCTCCACCAGGACTGACAGCCCGGCAGGCAGACTCTCAGCCGGAACACAGCTGAAATGCACAGCACCGTCAATCAGCTGGACATGATGGACACCCAGGGAACATTCCACTTGACAgtagcagaatacacattcttctcaaggtcACATGCAGCACTGGCCGTGGGGGACAACATTCTCAGTTACAAAACATATCTTAACAACAACAATGGAAAAATTATACAAAGCATGCTCCCAAAAAGTTATTTATCTGAGTTCAAATTAAACGGCGTGTCCTATTTTGTTTTATCTCTCCATAATCTGACAATCcgaaatagaaaatatatcccacaatgaaatagaaaacatatatgGTAAAGCCATCAATAAGGAAATAGAAACCTGTAGCATATAGATTGCATAGACATGAAAGCATTTTTTGTTATTTGAGATGGTTTGAACGTGTGTAGAGAAAACAGATTCTATAGGCTAGAGATTAGAACTTAGACATGTATCTATGTTGCTGAATACAAGACCCTAATACAAAAATCAACAGTGATCCTAAAAACAAGGGAactctgattaaaaataaatctttaaataatACCATTCATAATAGAAGCAAATTATAGGGCATGGGAACAAATATAACACAAGTTATAAAAcggctttattaaaaatattatacaatgtTGAAAGGCTTTAACAAAGACTAGCATTAGACAGACCACAATGGAAGCTGCATTTAGAACAAAAAATCCCTAGGAAAGCTACACACCCACAGCAACATCTGTAAGTCAACTGCAATTTTAGTCAATATCCCAGTAGCCTTTGAATTCTTATTTCAACCAAGTGATGGTACAATAATTACCGATGAATAAATGGTCAAAAATACCcaaggcagagctgagggagagTGATGATGGTGAGTCACGTTAGAGAAAAGCCAGCCATCCAGTCTAAAGTGGTGGCAATTAAGGGGAAAAGGTAATAGTAGGTGAATAGAAGAGAACTAACTATAATAGCTTGTCTAGAAACACACATAGGGATacctgtatttaaaaatacagccGTGTCAGAACCAGTGAAAGGAAAGATAGAGTATTAAATAAATGAGACTGCGATTGGCTTTTCACAATTATGAAATTAGAATTCTATAACAATCTGTTCTCACCAATTTTGCATTAAAACCCACACTGTAGGAAGATATCCTTTTGAATCTGGGGgtagaaaggaacagaaaaggaGCAAAATATAAAGGTAAGATACATCAACTTTATTGCGGAAAAAGACCATCTatttaaaatggggaaaacagcataaaagagaaagagaaagctacTCACAATGAAATATTGTCATCATTCAAACATTGGAAGGTGAAACATAAAACCCTTCATATTCAGCTCCTCTTGCAATGCAGATGCCAGCTGTGGCTTTGGCCCCACTTTGCACATCAGTTGGATGGAAGCAGATGAGGGCTGTCATTTTACACGGGGTTTAGAGTCTACACTGCCGTTTGTCTTGAGGATGCTGCGGAAGTGTCAGGTGCAATTTTTCTTCTAATTGTATTGTCATGTCTCATAGAGTATAGAATAAAGAGAACCATTTTTGTACACGTGGTTTACTCTCCTATACCCCTTTTCACTCATTTATCTTCCTGGTCCTTGTAGACATTGGAGTGTTATACGCTGCACTACAAATGATCAAGTTGAGTATCATCAACCCTATTATAATTCTATGTTGAAAATTAGATCTATATTTTCGTAGATTACATAATCCAGCATCACGCCCATTTtgaaacatttcttaaatttctttcaaaaagttCAATAATCTGACTTTTGACATAATGTCTTtaggacaaaagaaaaaattttaaagtttgactttaaaatgtaattaatcaAAGTATTAATGCTtggaatatattaatttatacttcttgatatattttattaaaatatgaatgttGTAAAGCTCATTTTAATTTACTCAAAACCTAAGAGTTTGGTTCCAGCCCattatcttaattaaaaaaaaaaattcatgatttTGAATAATAATTCATAGTCAAATAGGttttattgaaattataattTCAGATTATCGCTatgatttcatcatttttattttggatcAGGATTTAGACACCTTCTGATTTAATCAGACACCttccaaattttataaaaatgtttctctgtTTACCTTCCCATTGAGATAGTAAAAAAAGGTAAGTTGAAAACATAATTCAAATAATTGAACTGCCGATCAAACTTATGAGGTGGTGGGTACAATAATGGATATTAAAGAAAAACTGATCACATAGATTTGCATGTTAAAAGGAAtttcttttccaaataaatttggTTTGGCCAACAAAGTTTGTTCAATCAACTTCCTAGCAAATTACATTGTCCTGAGATTGCTAAACAAATTCTTTCCAACACAGAATATAGTACTCAGTATTTTGGCATTCAGGATACCTTGCAGAAAAGTAAATCAATGTAGCAATGCTTAAATATTTAATCAGTTATATAGTTTATATGTTTTCTATGGATTATAATCATAAACTTAAGAATATATTTGTTCTGTGGTTTATCTTTGTCTATCATTATCCTGAAGATGACAAAACACCATTGGCCACTGATCCTTTCTCTTTTGACATCATCTAACCTATGACATTTCACTGTCTGTTCGTTAGATATGACTCTGCTGATACAACAGTTAAATGTGATCAAAGGCAAAGCCCATGGGAAGGTTTCATTTAATGAATTTAATTTCATATCAAGTGAGTCATTCATGAGAATGCCTATTAATAGCAAGGCAACGAGAAGCATGCATGCTTTATAATGATTCATCATTCTTCACTTACATTACTTTTAAGACATTTTAGCATGACTTCCCAATTTCAGTTGAACCCAAGACTATCTGAAATGATCCTAATAAAAGATCTGGCTGCCAAAGAGCATGCACCACAATGCCAATACCTGTGGTGCTCATCTTTCCTAAAAGCTACAAAAATGCATCTCCTACTGTGGCATCCAATATACCGAAGAACCTTCCCTGGGAATCACCCCTTTATTACGTCTGTGTGATTACTGTTTTCTGTCTGATGAGTCTATGCAAGCTGTGAGACTTGGAATTACGGATTGGGAGAGTTACAAGGACATGACCAGTTTCAGTTCACTCAGCTGTGCCTGTCAATCTGGCTTTCCAGACAAAACCTGTCACAGCTCTCACTCTGTCTTCTTTACTCACTTCCAGTGAGTTGATCAAAATTCTAACTCATAGAACGTTGGTGTGAGTTTCTCATTGAACAAGTGTTGAGCGTCTGTGGCAGGTAAGATGCTGTATACAGCAGCACTCAAGAGACACAATCTTTGCCCTGAACACTCTCATATTGAGGAGGAAATAGCTCAGCATGAAATGTcatctctattttcattttatggcTGGGGAGTTTTGATTATTGAATGACAGCTGAATGGGACATTAGCAAGCACACATTCTGTTCCATATGTGTTTAATAAACTATTAGCTGTGTAatagaattcaataaaaaaagaatgcaatggCATGGAGTTATGCTCTAAAACACTTTCCAGAAGTATGTAGAATAAAATGTCCTTGTAGAAGTGAAGTACATGAACAGAAGGTAAAAACTGAACCTTTCCAAGCTGCGGGAGGTATTCTCTCAATACTCGTTTTTACTATCAATACATGTGCCAGCTACTATGCTCAGTGTTGGCTTTAGATTCTGATCCTATAGATTTAAAGTATGAATTAGCCTGCATGGCTGAGAGTTAGTCACATTATATAATAAGGGAACAGCCAAATATCCCTTTCTTCATCAAAGGTTAGACCTTTATATGAATAAATGTGACTCTGACACAGTAGAGTCTTGGGCAGGTGGATATGGAAAAGAAtggggggaaggcagttgcgAAGTCAGGCACATCAACTAAATCAATGCTGGCCAACGATGAGATGCCAGAGTCCATAGGAGGCTATGCTCACAAGCCGGAGACCAGTCAGCGCAGTCATTCTCAACCGTAGTGACAATTACAGCCACTGAGAAGACTCTAAGATGCACATTAAACATTCACTGAACCCTCTCCTGACCAGGGGGTTCTGCAGGTGATTCTAACATGCAGCTAGAATTGAGAACTCTGCATCTAGACCTGTACGTTCCAAACTTCAGAATGTATGTGTGGAAATGCAGAAGTAGATTGCCTGACTGGCATAGCTtggtggttgaacattgacctatgaaccaggaggtcatgattccattcccagtcagggcacatgccatccCCTgtacagggcgtgcaggaggcaggtgatccatgtttctctcattgatgtttctacctctctgtccctctccctttctctctcttgaaaatcaataaaaacatatttaaaaaaaaaagaaatgcacaagTGGATATATTCAATGGTGCATGGGGTTCTGCATTATAACAAACATCCAGGTTATGACCAAGATTGCTAGACCTTGGACAGCTTGTGATCTGTAAGAAATGCTGACTTTAGGGCCACAACTCAGACCTACTAAAgtaaaatctgaattttaacatTTCCAGATGATTTGAATATGCATTACATTTTGAGACATGCTGCCAAAAATTTTACGTGTCTTCCCTAAATGAGGAAAATTATAGTCATTATAACTTGGATGTCCGATGGTGCCCTTCTTTCCCTTTGATATCTGTTTCAATTTGTTTAACCCTAACAAATTCCAGATCCTAAAACCAGAGACACGCACAAAGAAGCCTACCAGCAGTGATGCTCAAAGAGTGGTCCAGGGGAGGCACCATTCCTTCACCTGCGGAGATGTCAGAAATGTGAACTGTTGGGACCTGGCCAGCAATCTTTGTTTAGCATGTCCTCCTGCTATTCTGGCCCCGCACACTCACGTGTGAGAACCAGTGGCCCATAAAATCATTGTAATGCTATGTCCAAGAGGAATGTGGGAGTTCCAATACAGTTGTAAAGGACACCATAATTAAACTCATATAttgaatttcattcttttaaaatgagataaaataaattttaaaaatagtatattgATAGCAGTATTGGAAATGAGATGTCTCTTCAGTGTAGACATTTTGGTCCAGTTGATTTTGGGGGGAGGGCTTCTTGAAccctgtaggatgtttagcagcacccctggcctccacccattaAATGTAAGTAGCATCCCCAACCTACTCCCCCAACCCAGACTAGAGACTTCCTCTAATGTGTCTGAGGGTGGAGGACAGGAAAATTGTCTCTaactgagaaccactgatctatgtTCATCTTTAATGTCAAGTAACCAAGAGAAACCCGTTATTCCTTGGGATGTGAGAAGAAGAACCAGGCATATTCAATGTCTATGAAAGTCACTTTTAACCCATCAACATGCTGATTTACCAAAGAAGGCATATTTCAAGGTGAGCAAGTTACAGCTGCCTGTCGCTCACCAGCAGGTAGAATGTGGACTTCTGAAGGGTGCTTAAGCACAAACCAAAATGACGCCCATTGGACCAGATGACAGCTAGAACATGGGGAGCTGTAAATATTGTGAAGAAAAATGCTTTCTAAGAAACCTATACTCAATTGCATTAACGTCCACACTGATGCTGATGATAATGCCATCTTAAGAGGCTTCTTAGCTGTAAAAGTCATTGTCATCATTGTCAAATGTCCtattaagaagaaaattatagcagagggatttcttttccttttcagaatCATATACTGAGGGATCATTGCTCCAATAGGaatctggaggaaatggaaatgATGAGCAGGTGGGAAGGGCTATGGATCTGGTCCCCCAGCACCCCTTGGCtgacagcccctgcccctccccagcaagcggcccctctctctctctcagaagccTTCGAGGCCTCCTCACTGAGCTCCTGAATGTCCTCACCACTCACCTGACTGCTCCTCAAACCAGAAAGTACCTTTTGTTTGTTCTTGGATTGGTACTGACCCCGCCAGCTGCCACCCTCCGCACCTCTCCGCACCTCTCCGGGCTAGCCCAGCGGAGCCTCTGCACCTGCTTTTAAGGCAAATGTCTGGAGAACAGCGTTTTCAATACCCCCCAGAACAGGCCTCCAAACTCCACCAAACACTGGTTTTGTCGCCAGGTGCTTTGCAGATGTTAGTTGGGAAGTATGTGCCACGCTACTGTTCTCATGGATGAGTAGTTAatacggggcggggcggggaggggagtgaTCAAATTCATGTTCAAAGAGAAGAGAATCTACATACGAATGTATGGAATCCTAAACTCACATTGTCAGCTAAAATAGGAATGATGTCGACTGCCGCTCTTTCTTCAAGAGGCAGATTGCACAAAGTAACATTAACATCCATCCCAGAAGAGTCAAACATTGGCAGAAACAAAAACcagttatttgtttttctttaaaaagagcaTTGAAGTAAATCAtgctcctttttttgtttgttttaacaatAATAAGAGTGGCCTTCTGTCAATATCCCATCTGCAATTTTTAGGGACTGTGGGAATTATTACATTTTCTCCTTCTAAATGTCAAGTCCAAAAACAGAGGCTACATTGCTGATGGAAATATAAATTGGAACAGACGCTGTAGAGAACTGTTGGGTGGGGCCTCAAAAAGTTAAGCAGAGTTTCCATATGAACCAACAATTCTACTGAGAAGTGAAAACATTTGTCCACACAAAATCTCACACACGAATGTCTAAAATAGCATCACTCATAATCAACCAGAGGGAGAAATAACCCGAATGTCCATCAACTGGCAAAAGATAAAATGCGGTAGATCCATACCATGGAGTGACGTTGGGCCACAGAAAGGAATGGGGTGCCCACCCACGTGGACGGAGCTTGGGAGATGCCCGAGGAGGGAGCTGGTCGCCAAGGCCCACCTGCGGCCCAACTCCATGCTGATGACAGTCCAGGAGGAAAAAGGGAGACCCCTAGAGAGAGCAGGATGAGTGGCtgttcagggctggggaagggggtgggcgggaagctgggggcaggagggcacaggATGTCCTTTTGGAGTGATAAACACGTTTGCGGGATGACTATGGGATGGGTGCCCGCATCTGTGAGTGGCCCAGAAGCCAGAGAACTGTACACTTGGAATAGATGAATTGTTTACTTGTAGAGTATGCGGAAGAGATCTCAAAAGAggttggggggaggtggggaagagagagagagagagagagagagagagagagagagagagagaatgaaaatgagagaaaaagagagctcTTAGACATTTCTCTCCAGACCCAAACTCGCTGCCCACagcgggagggaagggaggagctgTGAGCCTCCAGGGGCACGCAGGGCTGCTGCtgcgcctgcccaggtccccgcaTCCCCCGGCACCTGCCTCGCGCATGGAACGTGGTTGGAAGATTCCAGCGCCCGCGCCCGCGCTCTCATTGAGCCCAGGTGCCAACGGTCACCGAGCCTGGGGGGCTTCACCTAGGGCCGCGTCGGGATTCATCGGGAACGTCTGGAAGTCGAATCCCCATCTGGAggcccccctgctgctggccgccTCCATGGGCAGCTGCCTGAGCTCACCCCAGCCCGCATCGCCACCCCTGGCCCAGGAACGCCCTGCCCTGTGGCCTCCTggtctgaccagggcccaggacgGCGCCCACAGGGGGCCCCGGGTCAGCACTGGACCCTTCCCCCAAATGCCGCCGGACTGGAGGTCCCCCAAGCCCGGGAGGGAGGTCATGGAGACACCGAGGCGCCTTCGTGCCCAGTCACccccggagaccgccggggggccCGAGAGgtctgggaggtgggggctgtgGAGAGTCCAGCACCCCAGACGGCTCTCCAGCCCCGTGACCATCCAGATTACGCCTCCTGAGCGCCAGGGGAGACCCTGTGCGCCCCCAGAGCGGGGAGCCCAAGCTGCAGGGAGTCCGCCCACCGAGGACCCCCCGGACCCCGTTGCCAAGGAGACCGTGCTGCGGACCCCGAGCTGGGCCAGGAAGGGGACCAGGAAGCTGGACGGGCCGCTCTGGTTTGAGATCCAAGGGAGAAAGATCCAGACCCGGGACCTGGAGCCCTGGCCGTCCCCCTTCCAGGCCCCGGTGGGAACCGGCGCCGGGCCCTGCTGTGCGCCCCGGCCAGGGCCTCTGAGCCGGAGCCGCTGCCCCTGGAGCTACAACGTCCGCCTGGAGGACCTGGCCCGTGGGCGCACCGCCCGCCCCCTGGCCACAGCGCCGGGCCAGGGCGCAGAGCCCCCGCCGGACACCTGAGCGAAGAGGTGGGGTGTTAGGCCGGGGGCTCGGGGAGTCCTCCCTCGGGGCccagagctgcctcctggggctCACTGGCTTCTGGGACACccagcctgcccgccccctcGGCTGCTGAGAACCAGGGCTCCGCTACCCACGTCCCGGGCCTCAcacctgctctcctgctggccccggCTGCACCCCCACGTGGGACCCCGACACAGCagtgctcccccccgcccccccaaccccagaccCACCAGGCCTGACTCTGCAGAACCCACAGGGAGGATGGTTCGGAGCACAGCCTTCGCCATCCCCTGAGGGTGTAAGGAGACAT
The genomic region above belongs to Eptesicus fuscus isolate TK198812 chromosome 14, DD_ASM_mEF_20220401, whole genome shotgun sequence and contains:
- the POM121L12 gene encoding POM121-like protein 12, coding for MERGWKIPAPAPALSLSPGANGHRAWGASPRAASGFIGNVWKSNPHLEAPLLLAASMGSCLSSPQPASPPLAQERPALWPPGLTRAQDGAHRGPRVSTGPFPQMPPDWRSPKPGREVMETPRRLRAQSPPETAGGPERSGRWGLWRVQHPRRLSSPVTIQITPPERQGRPCAPPERGAQAAGSPPTEDPPDPVAKETVLRTPSWARKGTRKLDGPLWFEIQGRKIQTRDLEPWPSPFQAPVGTGAGPCCAPRPGPLSRSRCPWSYNVRLEDLARGRTARPLATAPGQGAEPPPDT